AGAACTTACGGATTTTACGGCGAGAGTCGACATTTTGTCGACTGTATTCAGCAGAACCAGCAACCGTTAACCTACTTCGCGGACGCAGTCAAGACGATGGAACTCGTGACGGCTATCTATCAAAATCAAATAGATGCTTGAACAATCAATACGAATCGAAGTTTACGTATCTTCAGGTCTCTTACCTGTTAACTGACAACTGAAAATCAACACCCATAAAATTGGCATGTTTCTTGCTACAGTTATACTTGTGAACGCTATAGATACACAGCATGTACCAGTTTTATGTGACACAGTCATTGACTTTCTCAGACCAAAACCGGCGGGTGTTTACGTAGATGGCACCCTCGGATTGGGAGGGCATAGTGCTGCTATTTTAGAGGCTTCCGCACCGAACGGGCGTGTGATCGGAATTGATTTAGATGGTGAGGCTCTCACAATTGCAAAAGGTAAATTACACGTCTTTGGGGAGCGTTATTCTCTCATTAACGGCAATTTTGCTGAGATGGATGTCCTATTGGAAACCAGACACTCGGTTCATGCTGTAGACGGCATCCTGCTTGACTTAGGAGTGTCGTCCTTGCAATTGGACACACCACACCGAGGTTTTAGTTTCAATCACACCGGCCCATTAGATATGCGCATGAACGCACAACAGGTGTTAAATAGCGAGCCGGAAGCGACGCTTACAGCTATGCAGGTCGTCAATGACAGTCCAATGGAGGTCCTCATTGATATTTTTAAACGGTATGGCGAAGAGCGGTTCGCCAAACGGATTGCCCATCGGATTATTCAGACGAGACGAGAAACACCGATAGCCACAACAACACAACTCGCAGAGATTGTCAACCGAGCCGTCCCGGAGAGCAGATCCAAAATTCATCCGGCGACTCGTATATTTCAGGCACTCCGCATTCATATCAACGCCGAATTAGAAAATCTCGCGACGGTTTTAGACGTTGCAATACAACTTTTGAAATCGGGCAGTTGTCTGTGCGTAATCACATTTCATTCACTTGAAGATAGAATAGTCAAGCATCATTTCCAGACATGCGCACGGGCGTGTATCTGTCCACCGAAAACGCCCGTCTGTATTTGTGAACACACCGCGTCTCTGGAAATTCTCACAAAGCGTCCTATAGTACCAGACACCGTTGAAGTTGAAAATAATCCGCGAGCACGAAGTGCTAAATTACGGGTCGCTCGCAAGTTGTAGGGTAAAGTCTCTTTATTTTCTGCCCGATAAAAGAAAAATGTATCTTAAATACAATATTCAACGTTTAAAAAAAAGAGTCTTTGCCACCGAATGAACATGCGCGGAAAAGTTGTAAAAGGGTATAGGATTGAGGCATAGCGTCCGTCTCTCAACTCTACTTAGGCAGTCGAATAAATGCAAACATTACATAACAACCACTCGACACGCATTACGAATACAGAAGACCCAAAACCGAAAAAAAGATTTCCGTTAGCGTATATTGTTCTGATACTATCTTTCTGCACTTTTGCCGGTAGCATTTGGTTTTCATCTCACGCCAAAAAGGTTGCTTTGCAACGACAACCCACTTACGAGAGACAGAAGCGTCAAGTTCAGGACGAAATTCATCGGCTTGAATTGAAAGAATCAACCTTAACGGGGGTACAAAGGATTCGGCAAATCGCGACCGAACTCGGAATGGTGGAACCTACTGAAACCTCACAGGTAGTCTGGGATAAATAGTTGAGTCTTTTACGGCTAAGGCACTCGTTTTGCCCTGTTGGAGAATGCTCAGATTTACATTAATTGGATACGGAACACATGAAAAATAATTCGCATTTATCTATTCGCCGATTGGTTTTCGTGCTTATTATACTTCAGATAAGTTTTCTGTTATTGATAGGTAAATTGTTCAAAGTTCAGATATCCAACGATGCTGGACGTCAGGGACCCACTGGACACCCTTGGAACCCGTCGCGCACAGCAGCAATAAAACGCGGCAAAATTTTGGATAGACACGGAAATATTTTAGCCCTGAGCCGTCATAGCCTCTCCGTTTATGCGGACCCGAAGTATATGAAGACGGATCCAAGTGAAGCTGCCCGCAGACTTGCCCCGGTTTTAGACGTTCCCGAATCTGAATTGCTTACCCAACTTCGCCGCAAGGATAAGCGGTTCGTATGGCTGAAAAAGGATATGGATTACGAATTGATTGATGAGATTCGAGCAATTGAGAAAGACATCCGCGGCATAAAACATCAGGTCGAACAGCAACGTACCTATCCGAAAGGGAAACTTGCCGCCCAAGTCATCGGACATATAAACGATCAGAATATGGGTGAGGGAATAGAGTATCAGTACAACAATTACCTTTTAAGTGCGAGACAACGACAAGCGACGCGACGGGCAGAAGTCGCCCGTAATGAACCTATAAACCTGTTAACTCACGGGAATTCTACTGACGATTATGGATATAGTGTCGTCTTGACTATTGACGAATATATCCAGCACGTCGCCGAGATGGAATTAGCAGCAGCCTGCCGAAAGTGGAACGCACCGCGGGGTACAGCCATCGTCTTGGCATCAAAAACGGCAGAGATATTGGCACTTGCAAGCTACCCGACGTACGATTTGAACAACTACACACGTGGAAGCGAGCAAGCAAAAAGGAATCTCGGTGTTTGGTTCGCGTATGAACCCGGTTCGATTTTTAAAATCATTCCCTCCTCCGCTGTCCTGAACGAAGGTATTATGAGCCCTGAGTCAACGGTTTTTTGCGAAAATGGACAGTACCGACTCTCAAGCGATAGAATCATTCGCGACGTATCAGGAAAAGGATGGCTCACCTTAGAACAAGTCCTCCACAAATCCAGTAATATCGGTATGATTAAAGTTGTGAAGAAATTGGGACATGAGAACCTTAGTACTTACATCGAAAGGTACGGCTTTGGGAAAGCAACCGGCGTAGACCTGCCTTATGAACACAATGGAAGTCTTTATGCAGTAAAGCATTGGAATATTCATTCTCTTGGTTCCGTCCCCTTTGGACAAGGGATTATGGTGACTCCTCTTCAGATGGTGAGTGCGCTAAACGCTATTGCGAACGGTGGAAAACTCCTCCGTCCACATATTACCCGAGAAATTCGGGACAGTAGCGGAAAGGTGATTGAAAAGAAATACCCCATTGAAGTCCGACAGGTCATCCGCCCGATAGTCGCCAAACAGATGACAGAGATACTTGTCGGTGTGGTTGAAGGCGGTAGCGGTAGACGGGCACGTGTTGAAGGCTATCGCGTGGCAGGAAAAACAGGAACAGCCCAAAAAGCCGAAAGACATGGTAAAGGCTACGCCGGAAAAGAGATCATGTCCTTTATGGGGTTCCTACCAGCGGAGAACCCTATGGTATCAATAATCGTCATGCTTGATGAACCGAAGGGGGCACGGTTCAGTGGACAAATCGCCGGACCTCTCTTTCAGCAAATCGCTGCTCAGACAATGCAATACCTAAAGCAAACAGAGTTCTTCGGACCCGAACTTCAAAAGTCCTCCCACTTCTCACCTGTTGTGACAAAACAATCACCAACGCTGAAAGGAGAGGGGCTGTGAAGTTTCATGAACTGCTCCGCGGGCTTAACATTACCACAAGTTCTGGATCGCTCGATATTGACATTACCGGTGTTGTCAGTGACAATCGGAACGTCGAACCCGGTAATGCTTTTGTCTGTTATCAAGGCATCAACGTAGATAGTCATGACTTCATCCCAGATGCCCTTCAAAAAGGAGCAGCAGTTGTCATAGGTGAAAAACCGATAACAACTATAGAAACACAAAGAAAGTTCCCGACCGCCTATGTGCAAGTTCCCTGCGGGCGCCGAGCATTATCCTTGATCGCTGCCAATTGGTATGGAAGTCCTGCCAAACGCCTTAAACTCGTCGGTATCACAGGCACCAACGGTAAAACCTCAACGGCACACCTCATACATGCCATATTCAAGGCAAGCGGCCGGAAAACAGCACTCATTGGAACAATTGGCCACCAGCACACGAACGCCCAAGGCGAAGAGGAAACAGTTCCTGCTTCCCTCACAACCCCCGATGCCTTCGCACTTCATGCTCTCTTCAAACAGTTTACTGAGGACGATATAGCGTCCGTTACGATGGAAACCTCCTCCCAAGGGTTAGCGTTGCAGCGACTGGCAGGACTTACCTTCGATACCGCTGTTTTTACCAACTTCACCCAAGACCACCTTGATTACCATCAAACGATGGAAGCATATTTAAAGGCGAAACTGATGTTGTTCGAGCAACTCCACAAGGAAGGCGTTGCGATTTTGAACAGTGATTCACCGGTAGTGGCGCGCATTTCCCATGCCTGCTCTGATTCGCGCCTCGTGACGTACGGACTTAATAAAAAAGCGGATTTACATGCCGAGGATATTAATTTTTCTCATAATCGATTGGTGTTTACAGCGGTTACGCCAGACGGACGAATCCCCGTTAAGTTACGACTCCTCGGAGAATACAACCTTTATAACGCCCTCGCTGCTATTGCCGTTGGGCTCCGTTACGATTGTCCGATCTCAGCAATTCAGGAAGGTCTTGCCACTACTATAGTGCCCGGTCGGTTTGAGCTTATTGATCAAGGACAGGATTTCGCTGTCATCGTTGACTATGCACATACACCCGATGGCTTAGAAAATGTGTTGACTGCCGCCAAACGCGTTGCTAAACGTAATTTAGTTTGTGTGTTCGGATGCGGCGGCGATAGGGACAACGGAAAGCGTCCTAAAATGGGAAATATCTCTGCCCAACTTGCGGATTATAGCGTGATCACTTCCGACAATCCGCGGACTGAAGCCCCTGATGAAATCATCGCGCAAATTGTGTCAAATTTACCACATGACACCAATTATGTATGCATTTCAGAGAGACGGGACGCTATCCACCACGCAATCGCGACGGCAAAGTCCGGTGATGTTGTTGTCATCGCGGGTAAAGGACATGAGGATTATCAGGAAATTAATGGCAAAAGATTTCCCTTTGATGATAGGGTTGTGGCTTCAGCTATTTTGGAATCCCTCTAACAGTCCTGTAAACGTGAAATGTTTATAGATGCCAAGCACGGAAATTAACAACCTCAACATCTCATATCAGGTTGCCGGAGCAGGCGACGTAGTTCTTCTCCTGCACGGTTGGGGTGGAGAAGCAGCAAGTTTTCAACCCGTTTTTGATTGGCTCACACAATTTCACAAAGTTTATGCACTTGATTTGCCGGGGTTCGGGAAGAGCCAGATTCCACCCACAGCGTGGAATACCTCCGACTATGCACAGTTTGTTATAGCATTTCTGGAGAGGTTTTGCATCCCAAAGGCGCACTTCATCGGTCACTCCTTTGGCGGTAGAATTGCGATTATCGTCTCAGCGGAATACCCTGAAAAAGTCGATAAACTTATTCTGGTCGACAGCGCCGGAATTAAACCGCCTCGAACTGCAAAATATCATCTTCGCGTAGGTTTGGCAAAAATCGGTAAATTGCTCCGTCGATGCGGGAGATATGGTGTTCTCGTTGCAGACGCGATATCCGCACGTGCCGGCTCCAAAGACTATCAGAACGCCGGAGCCATGCGTGCCACACTCGTCAAAGTCGTGAATCAAGATATGCGCCCTCTTTTGCCACAGATCACCGCATCTACACTCCTCATCTGGGGTGAAGACGACAAAGATACACCTATATCTTTCGGACAAATTATGGAAAAAGAAATACCTGACGCAGGATTAGTTGTCTTAAAAGAAGCGGGGCATTTTTCGTACCTTGATAAATTTCCGCAGTTTTGCCGAATTGTCGCAAGCTTTTTAAGTTGTGGGGCCCCTTGAGCGAAAAACGTCAAAGTACAAACCATGTCGTTTAACCGCAAGGAACCTTAAAAAATGAACACAGTATTTTTCTACTTCGTGACGCTAACCTGTTTAGTAAGGGCTGTTGTCAGGACCACGCGTGGTCTCCATATGCTTCAACTTGATGGCTATAAGACGGATCGATACCTGAAGTGGATGCGTCAGCACTTGAGGAATTGTTTTGAAATCAAGGAGATCCTCATTATTGGCGGACTTCTCATCCTGACCGCGTTCTTCCCACAATATAACGATACGTGGCTGTTTCCTGTACTGTGCGTGACTTGGGGTGGGTTCCAAATCTATATGAGCACGCAACGGAAAAAGGTCGAAGCAAAAAAACCGCTCGTTTACACGGCGCGCGCGAAACGGGTGTTGGGTCTCTCAATCTGTCTTCTCGTCGGTATTGCGACAACACTCGTGCTTATAGCTCAGGCGAGCCTATGGCGAATTGCAATCTTCCTCTTCAGCGAAGTAACTGTCATTAATCTAACAATTGCTAATCTTCTTCTCTATCCTTTGGAGCGTACCATACACGGAGCGTATCTCCTTTCAGCGAAAAAGCGAATCAAGACCCTTCAGCCCAAAGTTATCGGAATTACAGGAAGTTACGGCAAGACGAGCACGAAATATATTCTACATCAGATCTTGTCCCAAAAATTTAACACGCTCATGACGCCCGACAGTTACAATACACCAATGGGTATCTGCAAGGTCATCCGCGGAGAACTTACCGCCGAACATGAGATATTTATTGTCGAAATGGGGGCTTATAAACGTGGTGACATCCGAGAATTATGTAACTTAGCATCCCCTCAAATCGGCATTCTCACAGCTGTTGGACCTCAGCACTTAGAACGCTTTAAAAGTATAGAGAATATTGCCAAAACGAAATATGAGTTGATTGAGTCCCTCCCACCGGGTGGACTGGCAGTTTTCAACTGCGACAACGAAATTTGCGCTGGACTTGCCGATAGAAGGGAGCAAGATGGAAATCCAGTCCGTCGGTACGCGACTGAGCCATTTCCTGTCGCCTCGGCTGTTGAGCGTGCTGAGTTAACTGCCACGAACATTCAACACACCGACGAAGGACTTGTTTTCACAATACACACATCCGTCGGTATGGAAACCGAAATTCAGACACAACTTTTAGGGAGGCATCACGTATCCAATATCCTCGCTGCAACGGCAGTTGCAATAGAATGTGGAATGACGCTTGAGGAAATTAGGACAGCAATCGCCACTGTTGAACCGGTACCACACCGCTTGCAACTGACCGCTAGTGAAGGCAACGTAACCATCATTGATGATAGCTTCAACTCGAACCCTGTCGGCGCGAAGGCGGCTCTTGAAGTTCTCACTGAAATCCAAGGTAGGAAAAAAGTGTTAGTGACACCTGGGATGGTAGAACTCGGCGAAAGGGAATACGAAGAAAATAAACGCCTCGGAGAACACGCAGCCGATGTCTGTGATTTGGTCATTTTAGTGGGACCCAAGCGGACTACCCCGATTTTAGACGGTTTGAAAGCCGTGCAATATCCGAGCCAGCGAATCATTGTCGCACTTAACTTGGAAGAAGTCAAACAACATTTAGCAACACAGGTCCAAGCCGGTGATGTTGTCCTTTTTGAAAACGACCTCCCTGACAGCTACAATGAGGAACAGCAATCGGTCATCGGGTGACAGTCTTTTTAAGTTCAGATGCCCCTGACCGAACCGCAAGGAAAAATTAAATGTCAAAATACAATGTAGCCCTTATATTCGGTGGATGTACACCTGAACATGAAGTCTCAATCGTAACTGCACACCAAGTCTGCATCGCTTTACAAGAAAACTATCACGTTATCCCTATTTACGTCACAAAAAATGGCGAATGGTTAACCGGCGATGCCCTTCGCGATTTGTCCAGCTTTACCGATGGAAATTTGCCACATCCAGCGGACTTCGACAAAGTTAGTGTTGAATTTCATCCGAACCCGCAATTTGTGGTTACTTCTAAACATTGGCTGGGTCAGAACCTTCGGAAAAGAACTGTTCTTCCGGTAGATGTTGTCTTCCCATCAATACACGGCATGCATGGCGAAGATGGAACGCTCCAAGGGTTACTTGAGCTTATGAATTTACCTTACGTTGGGGCGCGAGTCGTCGGCTCTGCAGTCGGTATGGATAAAATTATGATGAAGGCAATTCTCAGCGAAAATGAACTGCCAATACTTCCCTATTTATGCTGGACCCATCATGATTGGGAGACGCGCCGTGCCGAGCTCCTCAAAAAAGTGGAAACCCGGCTGCCTTACCCACTGTTTGTCAAGCCTGCAATGAGCGGCTCAAGTATCGGGGTCAGCCATGTTAAAAATCAAGATGAACTTTGCGCCGCTGCGGAAGTTGCTAGACATTATTCGCGCAGAATCCTCGTCGAAACAGCCGTTGAGAATCCTCTTGAAATCAACTGTGCTGTAATGGGTACGGACGATCCAATCGCCTCTGTCTGCGAGCAACCTGTGACGCGGGAAACCGAGTTTCTCAGTTTTGACGATAAATACATTCACCAAAATGGAGAATCTTCAGGAATGGCAGGTGCGGACAGGAAAATTCCTGCACCCATTTCAGAAGAATTGACGTTACATATACAAAATCTGGCAATACAGGCCTTTCAGGTTTTAGATTGCGCCGGTGTAGCACGTATCGATTTCCTCGTAGATGCAAACGAGAACGTTTACGTGAATGAAATCAACACCATTCCCGGTTCATATAGTTACTACTTGTGGACGCATCAAGGCATTGCGTTTCCGCAACTCGTATCCGAACTCATTGATTTAGCATGGTCGGCACACGCTGAAAAAAATACGCTAACCTATACATATACGACGAACCTCCTAAGCCAAGCAGGTGCAAGTTTTGCCAAATTGAAGAAAGGCGATAAGTTAGGTCCTTAAATCATGGATTCCCTGACTGGGGCGTTTGGCTATAATTAGAAATATGTTTTATCATTTCCTATATGAGAATCTCGTTGATATCTTTTCGCCATTCAACATCTTTCGCTATATCAGCATTCGAGCGATTTATGCAACGGCAACATCGCTGATTATCG
This Candidatus Poribacteria bacterium DNA region includes the following protein-coding sequences:
- the rsmH gene encoding 16S rRNA (cytosine(1402)-N(4))-methyltransferase RsmH: MFLATVILVNAIDTQHVPVLCDTVIDFLRPKPAGVYVDGTLGLGGHSAAILEASAPNGRVIGIDLDGEALTIAKGKLHVFGERYSLINGNFAEMDVLLETRHSVHAVDGILLDLGVSSLQLDTPHRGFSFNHTGPLDMRMNAQQVLNSEPEATLTAMQVVNDSPMEVLIDIFKRYGEERFAKRIAHRIIQTRRETPIATTTQLAEIVNRAVPESRSKIHPATRIFQALRIHINAELENLATVLDVAIQLLKSGSCLCVITFHSLEDRIVKHHFQTCARACICPPKTPVCICEHTASLEILTKRPIVPDTVEVENNPRARSAKLRVARKL
- a CDS encoding penicillin-binding protein 2, whose translation is MKNNSHLSIRRLVFVLIILQISFLLLIGKLFKVQISNDAGRQGPTGHPWNPSRTAAIKRGKILDRHGNILALSRHSLSVYADPKYMKTDPSEAARRLAPVLDVPESELLTQLRRKDKRFVWLKKDMDYELIDEIRAIEKDIRGIKHQVEQQRTYPKGKLAAQVIGHINDQNMGEGIEYQYNNYLLSARQRQATRRAEVARNEPINLLTHGNSTDDYGYSVVLTIDEYIQHVAEMELAAACRKWNAPRGTAIVLASKTAEILALASYPTYDLNNYTRGSEQAKRNLGVWFAYEPGSIFKIIPSSAVLNEGIMSPESTVFCENGQYRLSSDRIIRDVSGKGWLTLEQVLHKSSNIGMIKVVKKLGHENLSTYIERYGFGKATGVDLPYEHNGSLYAVKHWNIHSLGSVPFGQGIMVTPLQMVSALNAIANGGKLLRPHITREIRDSSGKVIEKKYPIEVRQVIRPIVAKQMTEILVGVVEGGSGRRARVEGYRVAGKTGTAQKAERHGKGYAGKEIMSFMGFLPAENPMVSIIVMLDEPKGARFSGQIAGPLFQQIAAQTMQYLKQTEFFGPELQKSSHFSPVVTKQSPTLKGEGL
- a CDS encoding UDP-N-acetylmuramoyl-L-alanyl-D-glutamate--2,6-diaminopimelate ligase, yielding MPKANRVLRTRTSKVLPLLTCCDKTITNAERRGAVKFHELLRGLNITTSSGSLDIDITGVVSDNRNVEPGNAFVCYQGINVDSHDFIPDALQKGAAVVIGEKPITTIETQRKFPTAYVQVPCGRRALSLIAANWYGSPAKRLKLVGITGTNGKTSTAHLIHAIFKASGRKTALIGTIGHQHTNAQGEEETVPASLTTPDAFALHALFKQFTEDDIASVTMETSSQGLALQRLAGLTFDTAVFTNFTQDHLDYHQTMEAYLKAKLMLFEQLHKEGVAILNSDSPVVARISHACSDSRLVTYGLNKKADLHAEDINFSHNRLVFTAVTPDGRIPVKLRLLGEYNLYNALAAIAVGLRYDCPISAIQEGLATTIVPGRFELIDQGQDFAVIVDYAHTPDGLENVLTAAKRVAKRNLVCVFGCGGDRDNGKRPKMGNISAQLADYSVITSDNPRTEAPDEIIAQIVSNLPHDTNYVCISERRDAIHHAIATAKSGDVVVIAGKGHEDYQEINGKRFPFDDRVVASAILESL
- a CDS encoding alpha/beta hydrolase — translated: MPSTEINNLNISYQVAGAGDVVLLLHGWGGEAASFQPVFDWLTQFHKVYALDLPGFGKSQIPPTAWNTSDYAQFVIAFLERFCIPKAHFIGHSFGGRIAIIVSAEYPEKVDKLILVDSAGIKPPRTAKYHLRVGLAKIGKLLRRCGRYGVLVADAISARAGSKDYQNAGAMRATLVKVVNQDMRPLLPQITASTLLIWGEDDKDTPISFGQIMEKEIPDAGLVVLKEAGHFSYLDKFPQFCRIVASFLSCGAP
- a CDS encoding UDP-N-acetylmuramoyl-tripeptide--D-alanyl-D-alanine ligase codes for the protein MNTVFFYFVTLTCLVRAVVRTTRGLHMLQLDGYKTDRYLKWMRQHLRNCFEIKEILIIGGLLILTAFFPQYNDTWLFPVLCVTWGGFQIYMSTQRKKVEAKKPLVYTARAKRVLGLSICLLVGIATTLVLIAQASLWRIAIFLFSEVTVINLTIANLLLYPLERTIHGAYLLSAKKRIKTLQPKVIGITGSYGKTSTKYILHQILSQKFNTLMTPDSYNTPMGICKVIRGELTAEHEIFIVEMGAYKRGDIRELCNLASPQIGILTAVGPQHLERFKSIENIAKTKYELIESLPPGGLAVFNCDNEICAGLADRREQDGNPVRRYATEPFPVASAVERAELTATNIQHTDEGLVFTIHTSVGMETEIQTQLLGRHHVSNILAATAVAIECGMTLEEIRTAIATVEPVPHRLQLTASEGNVTIIDDSFNSNPVGAKAALEVLTEIQGRKKVLVTPGMVELGEREYEENKRLGEHAADVCDLVILVGPKRTTPILDGLKAVQYPSQRIIVALNLEEVKQHLATQVQAGDVVLFENDLPDSYNEEQQSVIG
- a CDS encoding D-alanine--D-alanine ligase produces the protein MSKYNVALIFGGCTPEHEVSIVTAHQVCIALQENYHVIPIYVTKNGEWLTGDALRDLSSFTDGNLPHPADFDKVSVEFHPNPQFVVTSKHWLGQNLRKRTVLPVDVVFPSIHGMHGEDGTLQGLLELMNLPYVGARVVGSAVGMDKIMMKAILSENELPILPYLCWTHHDWETRRAELLKKVETRLPYPLFVKPAMSGSSIGVSHVKNQDELCAAAEVARHYSRRILVETAVENPLEINCAVMGTDDPIASVCEQPVTRETEFLSFDDKYIHQNGESSGMAGADRKIPAPISEELTLHIQNLAIQAFQVLDCAGVARIDFLVDANENVYVNEINTIPGSYSYYLWTHQGIAFPQLVSELIDLAWSAHAEKNTLTYTYTTNLLSQAGASFAKLKKGDKLGP